From a single Carcharodon carcharias isolate sCarCar2 chromosome 4, sCarCar2.pri, whole genome shotgun sequence genomic region:
- the LOC121277363 gene encoding sphingosine 1-phosphate receptor 3-like — MPLTALPAEMIIGNGCVKTELLERHYNYTGKFNKKAKTTDGMDLTTVAFLIICSFIVLENLMVLLAIWKNNKFHNRMYYFIGNLALSDLLAGIAYKVNILMSGRKTFGLTPTVWFIREGSMFVALGASTFSLLAIAIERHMTMIKMRPYDVSKKYRVFLLIGACWLISILLGALPILGWNCICNFSECSTVLPLYSKTYVVFCISIFSAILLAIVILYARIYILVKRSSRKVSNRKFTKNNSERSMALLKTVVIVVGIFIACWSPLFIFLLLDVACKPNKCSILYQEDWFIAIAVLNSGMNPIIYTVASKEMRRAFFRLLCGCLTSTRVSKALPIQSAADNSKSKSSGSNPQKPKEGELPEINTPSDVIKAVDLTTPTGEY, encoded by the coding sequence ATGCCTTTAACCGCTCTTCCAGCTGAAATGATCATCGGTAATGGGTGTGTCAAAACAGAGCTCCTTGAGCGTCACTATAATTACACAGGGAAATTCAACAAAAAGGCAAAAACCACTGATGGCATGGACCTAACTACTGTGGCCTTTCTGATCATCTGCAGCTTCATAGTGCTTGAAAACCTCATGGTCCTCCTAGCCATTTGGAAAAACAACAAATTCCATAATCGCATGTACTATTTCATTGGCAATTTAGCCCTGTCCGACCTGCTGGCAGGAATAGCTTACAAAGTAAACATCCTCATGTCCGGAAGGAAGACTTTTGGCCTCACACCAACTGTATGGTTCATCAGGGAAGGGAGCATGTTTGTAGCATTGGGAGCCTCCACCTTTAGTTTGCTAGCAATAGCAATCGAGAGGCACATGACTATGATAAAAATGAGACCCTACGATGTTAGTAAAAAGTACAGAGTTTTCCTTCTCATTGGCGCCTGTTGGCTGATATCCATTTTACTTGGTGCTTTGCCTATCCTTGGTTGGAACTGTATCTGCAACTTCTCAGAGTGTTCCACAGTCCTGCCCCTCTACTCCAAAACCTACGTTGTATTCTGTATCAGCATCTTCAGTGCAATTTTGCTGGCCATTGTAATACTTTATGCTCGTATTTATATATTGGTTAAGAGAAGTAGCCGCAAAGTTTCAAACAGAAAATTCACAAAGAACAATTCTGAGAGATCCATGGCTCTGCTAAAGACAGTGGTGATCGTTGTAGGGATTTTCATTGCATGTTGGTCCCCACTTTTCATTTTCTTGCTCCTTGATGTGGCCTGTAAACCAAACAAGTGTAGTATACTCTATCAAGAAGATTGGTTTATTGCAATTGCAGTCCTCAATTCTGGCATGAATCCCATTATCTACACTGTGGCCAGCAAGGAGATGCGTCGGGCTTTCTTCCGTCTCCTCTGTGGCTGCCTAACCAGTACGAGAGTCTCCAAGGCCCTGCCAATTCAGTCAGCTGCAGATAACAGCAAAAGCAAGTCCAGTGGCAGTAATCCACAAAAACCGAAAGAGGGAGAGCTCCCAGAAATTAATACTCCTTCAGATGTAATCAAGGCAGTGGACTTAACAACGCCCACTGGAGAATATTGA